The following proteins are co-located in the Bacteroidales bacterium genome:
- the rfbD gene encoding dTDP-4-dehydrorhamnose reductase, with protein MKNILVTGSNGQLGNELRNLSIHYPNFNMIFTDLPELDITERIACESFIKKHNIDFLINCAAYTAVDKAESEPELAFKLNKEAPAILTELAAKHHFTLVHFSTDYIFDGQHFEPYTEQDTPNPSSVYGKSKLEGETAILNSASCAIIIRTSWLYSAYGHNFVKTILRLAREKEIINIVYDQVGTPTYAADLAKCILDMLKSRKIEGQHIYNYSNEGVCSWYDFANAIIELRGLQCKIVPIRSADYPTAAPRPPYSVLDKSKIKKDVEIHIPWWKDSLALCLQFMQKQI; from the coding sequence ATGAAAAACATCTTGGTAACAGGCAGCAACGGTCAGCTGGGAAATGAGTTGAGAAACCTTTCAATCCATTATCCCAACTTCAACATGATCTTCACCGATCTGCCTGAGCTGGATATTACCGAACGAATCGCATGCGAATCATTCATCAAAAAGCACAACATTGATTTCCTTATTAATTGTGCTGCCTACACGGCTGTTGACAAAGCCGAAAGCGAACCTGAACTTGCCTTTAAACTCAACAAAGAAGCGCCAGCAATACTTACAGAACTTGCTGCAAAACATCATTTCACACTGGTGCATTTTTCCACCGATTATATTTTTGATGGGCAGCATTTCGAACCGTACACCGAACAGGATACTCCTAACCCGTCATCAGTGTACGGGAAATCGAAATTGGAAGGCGAAACGGCAATTTTGAATTCCGCCTCTTGTGCCATTATCATCCGAACCTCTTGGTTATATTCTGCTTATGGGCATAATTTCGTTAAAACCATTTTGAGGCTTGCAAGGGAAAAGGAGATTATCAACATCGTTTACGACCAGGTTGGAACGCCAACCTACGCTGCCGATCTGGCGAAGTGCATATTGGATATGTTGAAAAGTAGAAAAATTGAAGGTCAACACATTTATAACTATTCCAACGAAGGCGTTTGCTCATGGTATGATTTTGCCAATGCAATTATTGAGTTACGCGGTTTACAATGTAAGATTGTTCCGATCAGATCAGCAGACTACCCGACAGCAGCCCCCAGACCACCCTATAGCGTTCTTGATAAATCTAAGATCAAAAAAGATGTTGAAATTCATATTCCGTGGTGGAAAGACAGCCTTGCACTCTGCCTTCAATTCATGCAAAAACAAATTTGA